The Georgenia sp. TF02-10 genome window below encodes:
- a CDS encoding GMC family oxidoreductase: MKAIDKDEAAVVIIGSGAGGGTVAYELTKADIPVVLLEAGPFLRNEDYVNNEWEAFNQMAWLDPRTTTGSWRIARDFPNLPAWIVKAVGGSTTHWSGATPRFYAHEFKTRSMYGRLDGASLLDWPVSLQDLLPYYDAAEIKMGSTHRHGRPPLPANNNYKVLAAGAEKVGYKFCATGPYATNAEPYDGRPASVQDGFNFQGDKSKAKWSTLVSEVPKALKTGLLDLRPESQAVQITHDDKGRVDAVLYIDKDGNLHRQAARLVCLAGNAIETPRLLLMSASPVFPDGLANSSGMVGKNYMRHTTGSVYAEFDQPVRMWRGETMAGLIADESRHDPDRGFAGGYYMETLSLGPAFMASFADPGTWGPEFAGRLDAIERTAGMWIVGEDMPQESNRVTLNSTVTDQHGLPVPNVHYDDHPNDVAMREHGYQHAEELYRAVGAVNVWRTPPYPSTHNMGTARMSANPADGVVDGFGRSHDVPNLFISDGSVFTTGASANPTLTIVALATRQAEHIVGQLKAGDL; the protein is encoded by the coding sequence GTGAAGGCCATCGACAAGGACGAGGCGGCCGTCGTCATCATCGGCTCCGGGGCAGGCGGCGGCACGGTCGCCTACGAGCTCACCAAGGCGGACATACCGGTCGTGCTGCTCGAGGCGGGACCGTTCCTGAGGAACGAGGACTACGTCAACAACGAGTGGGAAGCGTTCAACCAGATGGCCTGGCTGGACCCGCGCACCACCACCGGCTCGTGGCGCATCGCCCGGGACTTCCCCAACCTGCCGGCCTGGATCGTGAAGGCCGTCGGCGGCTCGACGACCCACTGGTCGGGGGCAACACCCCGGTTCTACGCGCACGAGTTCAAGACACGCAGCATGTACGGCCGCCTCGACGGCGCCTCGCTGCTCGACTGGCCGGTGAGCCTCCAAGACCTGCTGCCGTACTACGACGCCGCCGAGATCAAGATGGGCAGCACCCATCGACACGGCAGGCCGCCCCTGCCCGCCAACAACAACTACAAGGTGCTCGCCGCCGGTGCGGAGAAGGTCGGCTACAAGTTCTGCGCCACCGGTCCCTACGCCACGAACGCCGAACCGTATGACGGGCGCCCTGCGTCCGTCCAAGACGGCTTCAACTTCCAGGGCGACAAGAGCAAGGCGAAGTGGAGCACGCTCGTGAGCGAGGTGCCCAAGGCGCTGAAGACCGGCCTGCTGGACCTGCGTCCGGAGTCGCAGGCCGTGCAGATCACCCATGACGACAAGGGCCGTGTCGACGCGGTGCTCTACATCGACAAGGACGGCAACCTGCACCGCCAGGCAGCTCGTCTGGTCTGCCTCGCGGGCAATGCCATCGAGACCCCGCGGCTGCTGCTGATGTCCGCCAGCCCCGTGTTCCCCGACGGGCTCGCGAACTCCTCCGGCATGGTCGGCAAGAACTACATGCGGCACACCACCGGTTCCGTCTACGCCGAGTTCGACCAGCCCGTCCGGATGTGGCGCGGGGAGACGATGGCGGGCCTCATCGCAGACGAGTCCCGGCACGACCCCGACCGCGGCTTCGCCGGCGGGTACTACATGGAGACCCTCTCCCTGGGCCCGGCCTTCATGGCGAGCTTCGCCGATCCCGGCACGTGGGGGCCGGAGTTCGCCGGCCGGCTGGACGCGATCGAGCGGACCGCCGGCATGTGGATCGTCGGGGAGGACATGCCGCAGGAGTCCAACCGCGTCACCCTCAACTCGACGGTGACCGACCAGCACGGGCTTCCAGTCCCCAACGTCCACTACGACGACCACCCCAACGACGTCGCCATGCGCGAGCACGGCTACCAGCACGCGGAAGAGCTCTACCGCGCCGTCGGGGCCGTCAACGTGTGGAGGACACCGCCCTACCCCAGCACGCACAACATGGGGACCGCGCGGATGAGCGCCAACCCGGCGGACGGGGTCGTCGACGGCTTCGGCCGGTCGCACGACGTGCCGAACCTGTTCATCAGCGACGGCTCCGTCTTCACGACCGGCGCCTCCGCCAACCCCACCTTGACCATCGTCGCGCTTGCCACCCGGCAGGCGGAGCACATCGTCGGCCAGCTCAAGGCTGGCGACCTGTGA
- a CDS encoding gluconate 2-dehydrogenase subunit 3 family protein produces MTNPALPAKYRQLNATQMTEDAKRVLVRVIRVAFPHGKIPDGPYERTAEKILDEAAESTWWRVALTQGLNALNVLSGGDFTALPDGEALEVLRKVEDSTFFGFVRRTTVLNFYDDPEVWDCLGYEGPSFDKGGYINRGFNDLDWLPDPRIEEYDGPEEFVPYTPGRFAPAVRAARRGPDTVTQPGPTEAEIGEVRK; encoded by the coding sequence GTGACCAACCCAGCCCTCCCCGCCAAGTACCGCCAGCTGAACGCCACACAGATGACGGAGGACGCGAAGCGCGTCCTCGTCCGGGTCATCCGCGTGGCCTTCCCCCACGGCAAGATCCCCGACGGACCCTACGAACGCACCGCCGAGAAGATCCTCGACGAAGCCGCCGAGTCGACATGGTGGCGGGTAGCCCTGACGCAGGGCCTGAACGCGCTCAACGTCCTCTCCGGCGGAGACTTCACCGCCCTTCCCGACGGCGAGGCCCTCGAGGTCTTGCGGAAGGTCGAGGACTCGACCTTCTTCGGCTTCGTCCGGCGCACGACAGTCCTCAACTTCTACGACGACCCCGAGGTGTGGGACTGCCTGGGATACGAGGGGCCGTCCTTCGACAAGGGCGGCTACATCAACCGCGGGTTCAACGACCTTGACTGGCTGCCCGACCCGCGCATCGAGGAGTACGACGGCCCGGAGGAGTTCGTGCCGTACACACCCGGCCGCTTCGCCCCCGCGGTACGCGCGGCCCGGCGCGGACCGGACACCGTCACTCAGCCTGGGCCCACGGAGGCCGAGATCGGAGAGGTGCGCAAGTGA
- a CDS encoding NAD(P)-dependent alcohol dehydrogenase, producing the protein MKAVRLHAYHETPKLDDVPEPKAAGPWDVLVEVGAAGLCRTDLHIIEGQWEPIQHPKLPYILGHENAGWVREVGSAVTNVQPGDTVIMHPLVTCGLCAACREGKDSHCENATFPGLNVDGGMAEYLLTNARAVVKLDPSLHPKDIAALADAGLTAYHAVRKAVPRLTPGTHVVVIGSGGLGHIGIQSLVALTTAHITVVDRSEQALQLAKELGANQTVVAGDDDKVLQQVLDITGGGAHVVLDFVAEQGMERLGPRLVRNRGDYYVIGYGGSLDLQTIDIISREINVIGNLVGTYRDLVELMTLTAEEKISLHTTVYPLDAYADAINDLDQGRLVGRGILVP; encoded by the coding sequence GTGAAGGCTGTCCGGCTCCACGCCTATCACGAGACGCCGAAGCTCGACGACGTTCCCGAACCGAAGGCCGCAGGGCCCTGGGACGTGCTGGTCGAAGTCGGAGCGGCGGGTCTGTGCCGCACCGACCTGCACATCATCGAGGGCCAGTGGGAACCCATCCAGCACCCGAAGCTGCCCTACATCCTCGGCCACGAGAACGCCGGCTGGGTGCGTGAGGTGGGAAGTGCCGTGACCAACGTCCAGCCCGGGGACACCGTGATCATGCACCCCTTGGTCACGTGCGGGCTGTGCGCCGCGTGCCGGGAAGGGAAAGACTCCCACTGCGAGAATGCCACCTTCCCGGGGCTCAACGTCGACGGCGGCATGGCCGAGTACCTCCTGACCAACGCCCGCGCCGTCGTCAAGCTTGACCCGAGCCTGCACCCGAAGGACATCGCGGCGCTGGCCGACGCTGGGCTCACGGCCTACCACGCGGTCCGCAAGGCCGTGCCGCGGCTGACGCCCGGCACGCATGTCGTCGTGATCGGCTCTGGCGGGCTCGGGCACATCGGCATCCAGTCGCTGGTTGCGCTGACCACGGCCCACATCACCGTTGTGGATCGCTCCGAGCAGGCCCTCCAGCTAGCCAAGGAGCTGGGCGCCAACCAGACCGTCGTCGCGGGCGACGACGACAAGGTGCTGCAGCAGGTCCTCGACATCACCGGCGGTGGCGCCCACGTCGTTCTCGACTTCGTCGCCGAGCAGGGCATGGAGCGCCTCGGCCCGCGGCTCGTGCGCAACCGCGGGGACTACTACGTCATCGGTTACGGCGGGTCCCTCGATCTGCAGACGATCGACATCATCTCCCGCGAGATCAACGTCATCGGCAACCTCGTCGGCACCTACCGGGACCTTGTCGAGCTCATGACGCTCACCGCCGAGGAGAAGATCTCGTTGCACACCACCGTGTACCCCCTCGATGCCTACGCCGACGCCATCAACGACCTTGACCAGGGCCGGCTCGTCGGCCGCGGCATCCTCGTTCCCTGA
- a CDS encoding helix-turn-helix transcriptional regulator: MVPRQSSDATGATNPVRVRRTERRLTQAELAAQVRVSRQTIIAVEQGSYAPSVYLALRIARALGATVEDLFIEDGREARR; encoded by the coding sequence ATGGTTCCCCGGCAGTCGAGCGACGCGACAGGTGCGACCAACCCCGTGCGAGTGCGCCGCACGGAGCGCCGTCTCACCCAGGCCGAGCTCGCCGCCCAGGTGAGGGTGAGCCGGCAGACGATCATCGCCGTCGAGCAGGGCAGCTACGCCCCCTCGGTGTACCTGGCGCTGCGGATCGCCCGCGCGCTCGGCGCGACGGTCGAGGACCTGTTCATCGAGGACGGACGAGAGGCGAGACGATGA
- a CDS encoding HNH endonuclease signature motif containing protein: MFEEEREAGAGGSADGAGPGPGTGPDRRALERPSRVESVLLMLLHQAARERRAPAGVDLVALSDQKVPGHAPAGADRAALPADKADLEEEEAGTDVVGAAASTDADVSGTTAGTGVAATTGDAGAETDTGTLTGTDTDAARLARAQGLAGLDLAGVLEGVDPAGQGAADLVEMAWNWSRVLSWAYARRGEALAELAALASRESPGMAPGGHWAGGYVPVATEVGMRLGITRQAATRLVRTGVLLNGMLTGTGLALEGGALDPAKAELIATTLADSPHPVAHDVEDIVLPGALGRTPTQLKGDLARALITVDPVDAERRAKVARAGRRVCHPKAMADGMASIYAVLPAGDAIAVDLALDGAARAAKAAGDSRTMDQLRADTLTAVGVNALITGQIATTTPSSGSAEGAGGPAPGPGTPDRTTSDPPTTTGGHAVAGASAGETSPDLSGPTGAEPGPGGGDAGPSGSGPPDTPAPPAEPVPPPGIAEGERPVAPLPAMPVTPVRVDVTVPLTTLLGGHEPGLLHGYGPVDAGTARALAAGGTWRRLVTDPLSGTVLDLGRTRYRPPADLADLVRTRDGTCVRGGCATPATRCELDHDLPWAAGGTTSFDTLSAKCKVDHQLKTCGDFIVQPHGPGTYDWTSRLTGLTYRRHPDGATTYQPLNPNDDPRRSTQDDQPPF; encoded by the coding sequence ATGTTCGAGGAGGAGCGCGAGGCCGGTGCCGGCGGGAGTGCCGACGGCGCTGGGCCCGGTCCGGGCACCGGGCCGGACCGGCGCGCGCTCGAGCGGCCGAGCCGGGTGGAGTCGGTGCTGCTGATGCTGCTGCACCAGGCCGCCCGGGAGCGACGGGCACCGGCCGGGGTGGACCTGGTGGCCCTCTCGGACCAGAAGGTGCCGGGGCACGCACCGGCGGGCGCCGATCGTGCCGCGCTGCCGGCGGACAAGGCGGACCTGGAGGAGGAGGAAGCCGGAACCGACGTCGTCGGCGCTGCTGCCAGCACGGACGCCGACGTCTCCGGTACGACGGCCGGAACCGGCGTCGCCGCCACCACCGGAGACGCCGGCGCGGAGACCGACACCGGCACCCTGACCGGCACGGACACCGACGCCGCCCGACTGGCCCGGGCACAGGGTCTGGCGGGGTTGGACCTGGCCGGTGTGCTGGAGGGGGTGGACCCGGCCGGGCAGGGAGCCGCGGACCTGGTGGAGATGGCCTGGAACTGGTCGCGGGTGCTGTCCTGGGCCTACGCCCGCCGGGGGGAGGCCCTGGCCGAGCTGGCCGCGCTGGCCTCCCGGGAGTCCCCCGGGATGGCGCCGGGCGGGCACTGGGCCGGCGGGTACGTGCCGGTGGCCACCGAGGTCGGGATGCGGCTGGGGATCACCCGGCAGGCGGCGACGAGGCTGGTGCGCACCGGGGTGCTGCTGAACGGGATGCTGACCGGGACCGGGCTGGCCCTGGAGGGCGGGGCGCTGGACCCGGCCAAGGCCGAGCTGATCGCCACCACCCTGGCCGACAGCCCGCACCCGGTCGCGCACGACGTGGAAGACATCGTGCTGCCGGGGGCGCTGGGGCGGACCCCGACCCAGCTCAAGGGGGACCTGGCCCGGGCGCTGATCACCGTGGACCCGGTCGATGCGGAGCGGCGGGCGAAGGTGGCGAGGGCGGGTCGGCGGGTGTGCCACCCCAAGGCGATGGCCGACGGGATGGCCTCGATCTACGCGGTGCTCCCGGCGGGGGACGCGATCGCGGTGGACCTGGCCCTGGACGGCGCGGCCCGGGCGGCCAAGGCCGCCGGGGACAGCCGGACGATGGACCAGCTCCGCGCAGACACCCTCACCGCCGTCGGCGTCAACGCCTTGATCACCGGCCAGATCGCCACCACCACCCCCAGCAGCGGCAGCGCCGAGGGCGCCGGCGGGCCTGCGCCCGGCCCCGGCACGCCTGACCGGACCACGAGCGACCCGCCCACCACGACCGGGGGGCACGCCGTGGCGGGCGCCAGCGCCGGTGAGACCAGCCCTGACCTCTCCGGACCGACCGGAGCAGAACCAGGCCCTGGCGGGGGTGACGCCGGTCCGTCCGGCAGCGGACCGCCCGACACCCCTGCCCCGCCGGCAGAGCCGGTACCGCCGCCGGGGATTGCCGAGGGTGAGCGGCCGGTGGCGCCGTTGCCGGCGATGCCGGTGACGCCGGTGCGGGTCGACGTCACCGTCCCGCTGACCACCCTGCTCGGCGGGCACGAGCCCGGCCTGCTGCACGGCTACGGACCCGTCGACGCCGGCACCGCCCGCGCCCTGGCCGCCGGCGGGACCTGGCGCCGCCTGGTCACCGACCCCCTCTCCGGCACCGTCCTGGACCTCGGCCGCACCCGCTACCGGCCCCCCGCCGACCTCGCCGACCTCGTCCGCACCCGCGACGGCACCTGCGTACGCGGCGGCTGCGCCACCCCCGCCACCCGCTGCGAGCTCGACCACGACCTGCCCTGGGCCGCCGGCGGCACCACCTCCTTCGACACCCTGTCGGCCAAGTGCAAGGTCGACCACCAGCTCAAGACCTGCGGCGACTTCATCGTCCAGCCCCACGGCCCCGGCACCTACGACTGGACCTCCCGCCTGACCGGCCTGACCTACCGCCGCCACCCCGACGGCGCCACCACCTACCAGCCCCTCAACCCCAACGACGACCCCCGGCGCAGTACCCAGGACGACCAGCCTCCCTTCTGA
- a CDS encoding ThuA domain-containing protein has protein sequence MTRRALLLLGRGRYEDPWHDYAATAQRVAAVLAGQGVQPELRSLFPDALAGARPGGEDQPAASRADQPTEGAADGERVGVGDRPTERVGVGDRPTERVGVGDRPTERTAETPPGEDHPWDLVVVLAGRGRTDPGFDGDDDAWVPFHDQLAALVAGGTALLGIHAAANTFADHPGWPELLGGRWVPGTSMHPPIGPAIFRPTGRDHPVTRGLPPVETYDERYCRLVVAPTSEVLLTTEHDGVSHPVVWAASPAGADRPGLGRVLYDGLGHDVRSYDSPTRRELLAREVAWLLRRA, from the coding sequence ATGACCCGCCGCGCCCTGCTCCTTCTCGGCCGGGGCCGGTACGAGGACCCCTGGCACGACTACGCCGCCACCGCCCAGCGCGTCGCCGCCGTGCTCGCCGGCCAGGGCGTGCAGCCGGAGCTCCGCAGCCTCTTCCCCGACGCCCTCGCCGGGGCACGGCCCGGCGGGGAGGACCAGCCCGCCGCGAGCCGTGCGGACCAGCCCACCGAGGGGGCCGCCGACGGCGAGCGGGTCGGCGTGGGGGACCGGCCCACCGAGCGGGTCGGCGTGGGGGACCGGCCCACCGAGCGGGTCGGCGTGGGGGACCGGCCCACCGAGCGGACCGCCGAGACGCCCCCCGGCGAGGACCACCCCTGGGACCTGGTGGTGGTCCTCGCCGGCCGAGGCCGCACCGACCCCGGCTTCGACGGCGACGACGACGCCTGGGTTCCCTTCCACGACCAGCTCGCCGCGCTCGTCGCCGGCGGCACGGCGCTGCTGGGCATCCACGCCGCGGCGAACACCTTCGCCGACCACCCGGGCTGGCCCGAGCTCCTCGGTGGCCGCTGGGTGCCCGGGACCTCGATGCACCCGCCGATCGGCCCGGCCATCTTCCGGCCCACCGGCCGCGACCACCCGGTGACCCGCGGCCTGCCGCCGGTGGAGACGTATGACGAGCGGTACTGCCGGCTGGTCGTCGCCCCCACCAGCGAGGTGCTGCTGACCACGGAGCACGACGGCGTGTCGCACCCGGTCGTGTGGGCAGCGTCGCCCGCCGGCGCGGACCGGCCCGGCCTGGGGCGGGTCCTCTACGACGGGCTCGGCCACGACGTGCGCTCCTACGACAGCCCGACCCGCCGGGAGCTGCTGGCCCGGGAGGTGGCCTGGCTGCTGCGCCGGGCCTGA
- a CDS encoding ferredoxin-NADPH reductase, which translates to MSRVSFEGWSLVFSAVYAALVTNVLLAVACAPLLLPLAVVTEPAASWPLFLALGVCVAPALCAAAAVFRELTEEGTTTAVRTFARAWVRTLPRAVAVGAVVAVALGVLWTDAMMVGPTAAGPVLVPLFLVLGLLALATGVLTLVALAEAPAARLPDLLRAAVYLTVRRGHLTLVSLVVLGLLAAVVLTRPAIGIGLAAAPLLYVVWANSRAALRPVLPAGAEPAVAG; encoded by the coding sequence ATGTCCCGGGTCTCCTTCGAGGGCTGGTCCCTGGTCTTCTCGGCGGTGTACGCCGCCCTGGTGACGAACGTGCTGCTGGCGGTGGCCTGCGCGCCGCTCCTCCTGCCGCTGGCGGTGGTCACCGAGCCGGCGGCGTCCTGGCCGCTGTTCCTGGCGCTGGGGGTCTGCGTGGCCCCGGCCCTGTGCGCGGCGGCCGCCGTCTTCCGGGAGCTGACGGAGGAGGGCACCACCACGGCGGTGCGCACCTTCGCCCGAGCCTGGGTCCGCACGCTGCCGCGCGCGGTGGCGGTCGGCGCCGTCGTCGCCGTCGCCCTCGGCGTGCTGTGGACCGACGCGATGATGGTGGGGCCGACGGCGGCCGGCCCGGTGCTCGTCCCGCTGTTCCTGGTCCTCGGGCTGCTCGCACTGGCCACCGGCGTGCTCACGCTCGTCGCCCTGGCCGAGGCGCCCGCCGCCCGGCTGCCGGACCTGCTCCGGGCGGCGGTGTACCTGACGGTGCGGCGCGGGCACCTCACCCTGGTCTCCCTGGTGGTGCTGGGCCTGCTCGCCGCCGTGGTCCTGACCCGCCCGGCCATCGGCATCGGCCTGGCCGCGGCCCCGCTGCTCTACGTCGTCTGGGCCAACTCCCGGGCCGCGCTGCGCCCGGTGCTCCCGGCCGGCGCCGAGCCGGCGGTGGCCGGATGA
- a CDS encoding IS630 family transposase → MRDNDGRKLDHATLEQMRFRAVDAVEAGAHPEDVAKMLGMHAKTVYGWLARAREGGRDALKAKPVPGRPPKLDGSQLRRLYTLIVGTNPRQLQFDFELWTRAMVREVIRREFGVHLSEVSVGRLLRKLGLSPQRPLWRAWQADPEAVERWKAEEFPAIRAAAKAEGATVYFADEAGIRSDYHAGTTWAPVGRTPVVKATGARHSLNMISALTPAGKLRFATYTGSFTADQFISFCKKLLADTGRDGGGGVYLVVDGHSTHKAKKVKEFIASTDGRLKVFILPAYSPQLNPDEWVWKNVKHDRVGRTAPRTAEEFKSNVIAALHRLQKLPHLVRGFFADPDLRYITA, encoded by the coding sequence ATGCGCGACAACGACGGCCGGAAGCTGGACCACGCCACCTTGGAGCAGATGCGGTTCCGCGCGGTGGACGCGGTAGAGGCCGGGGCCCACCCGGAAGATGTCGCGAAGATGCTGGGGATGCACGCGAAAACGGTGTACGGGTGGTTGGCCAGAGCGCGTGAGGGTGGCCGGGATGCGTTGAAGGCCAAACCGGTCCCGGGTCGGCCACCAAAGCTGGACGGAAGCCAGCTGCGCCGGCTTTACACACTGATCGTCGGGACCAACCCGCGCCAGCTCCAGTTCGACTTCGAGCTGTGGACCCGGGCGATGGTGCGTGAGGTGATCCGGCGCGAGTTCGGGGTGCACCTGTCGGAGGTGTCCGTGGGCCGGTTGCTCAGGAAGCTCGGCCTGTCGCCCCAGCGCCCGCTGTGGCGGGCCTGGCAGGCCGACCCCGAGGCGGTGGAGCGGTGGAAGGCGGAGGAGTTCCCCGCGATCCGGGCGGCGGCCAAGGCCGAGGGCGCGACGGTGTACTTCGCGGACGAGGCCGGCATCCGCTCGGACTACCACGCCGGGACCACCTGGGCCCCGGTCGGGCGCACCCCGGTGGTCAAGGCCACCGGGGCCCGGCACTCCCTGAACATGATCTCCGCGCTCACCCCCGCCGGAAAGCTGCGGTTCGCCACCTACACCGGCTCCTTCACCGCCGACCAGTTCATCAGCTTCTGCAAGAAGCTGCTCGCCGACACCGGCCGCGACGGCGGCGGCGGGGTGTACCTGGTCGTCGACGGTCACTCCACCCACAAGGCCAAGAAGGTCAAGGAGTTCATCGCCTCCACCGACGGCCGGCTGAAGGTGTTCATCCTGCCCGCCTACTCACCACAGCTCAACCCCGACGAGTGGGTCTGGAAGAACGTCAAGCACGACCGCGTCGGGCGCACCGCCCCACGCACCGCCGAGGAGTTCAAGAGCAACGTCATCGCCGCGCTCCACCGCCTCCAGAAACTACCGCACCTGGTACGCGGGTTCTTCGCCGATCCAGATCTCCGCTACATCACCGCATAA
- a CDS encoding carbohydrate ABC transporter permease, translating into MMATLTGAPPGTAPAQLQKAGPPRGPSRRAGGLGRIVGYLLLVVVALAVMIPFAWMISSSLKNNNQVFTVPIKWIPEELKLSNYTEIWSRIPLLTYLRNSAFLAVTITFLQVLTGSFAAYGFTKVRFPGRDALFLAYIATIAVPWQAYMIPQYIMMRKAGLTNTHLALILLQAFSAFGVFLMRQYYQSVPDEIVEAARIDGLSEWAIYRRIMLPLSVPAIASLSLLTFVNTWNDYMGPFIYLTDNKLWTVQLGLRSFVGQY; encoded by the coding sequence ATGATGGCCACGCTCACCGGAGCCCCTCCGGGCACCGCCCCCGCCCAGCTCCAGAAGGCCGGCCCGCCGCGCGGGCCGTCCCGCCGGGCCGGCGGCCTCGGCAGGATCGTCGGCTACCTGCTCCTGGTCGTCGTCGCGCTGGCGGTCATGATCCCCTTCGCCTGGATGATCTCCTCCTCGCTGAAGAACAACAACCAGGTCTTCACGGTGCCGATCAAGTGGATCCCGGAAGAGCTGAAGCTGTCGAACTACACGGAGATCTGGTCCCGGATCCCGCTGCTGACCTACCTGCGCAACTCCGCGTTCCTGGCCGTGACGATCACGTTCCTGCAGGTGCTGACAGGAAGCTTCGCGGCCTACGGGTTCACCAAGGTCCGGTTCCCGGGCCGGGACGCCCTGTTCCTGGCCTACATCGCCACCATCGCCGTGCCGTGGCAGGCCTACATGATCCCGCAATACATCATGATGCGGAAGGCGGGCCTGACGAACACCCACCTGGCGCTCATCCTGCTGCAGGCGTTCAGCGCCTTCGGGGTGTTCCTCATGCGCCAGTACTACCAGTCGGTCCCGGACGAGATCGTCGAGGCCGCGCGGATCGACGGGCTCAGCGAGTGGGCGATCTACCGGCGCATCATGCTCCCGCTCTCGGTGCCCGCCATCGCGAGCCTGAGCCTGCTGACCTTCGTCAACACGTGGAACGACTACATGGGGCCGTTCATCTACCTCACCGACAACAAGCTCTGGACGGTGCAGCTCGGGCTGCGCTCCTTCGTCGGCCAGTACTAA
- a CDS encoding carbohydrate ABC transporter permease → MATATATPAGTRSKKPAGTYSNKRQVRRNTLIGWSFLLPNFLGFALLTLVPVVATFGIAFTEWDSYSTPEFLGLDNFERLLTDNNFRTALLNTLYYAAGHIPITLAVSLGLALLLNRKLRGVNFFRTAAFFPYITSIVAVAVVWNMLFNPSQGPVNQLLTGLGIDNPPGWTSSPQWAMPAVIITSVWRDMGYYMILFLAGLQTVPPELYEAAKMDGANAWQRFRNVTLPSLRPTTFFVLMMLTIGSFKVFDLIVVMTDGGPGRSTLVLSQLIYREGIVNGRFGYSSAISLVLFVLVLGVSILQYRRNQKLEA, encoded by the coding sequence ATGGCCACCGCTACCGCCACACCCGCCGGTACGCGCTCCAAGAAACCCGCCGGTACCTACTCCAACAAGCGCCAGGTGCGCCGCAACACCCTCATCGGCTGGTCCTTCCTGCTGCCGAACTTTCTCGGGTTCGCGCTGCTCACCCTCGTCCCGGTCGTGGCGACGTTCGGCATCGCGTTCACCGAGTGGGACTCCTACAGCACCCCGGAGTTCCTCGGGCTGGACAACTTCGAGCGGCTCCTCACCGACAACAACTTCCGGACCGCGCTGCTGAACACGCTGTACTACGCCGCCGGGCACATCCCGATCACGCTCGCCGTCTCCCTCGGCCTGGCCCTGCTGCTCAACCGCAAGCTGCGCGGCGTGAACTTCTTCCGCACCGCCGCGTTCTTCCCCTACATCACCTCGATCGTCGCCGTGGCGGTCGTGTGGAACATGCTGTTCAACCCCTCCCAGGGCCCGGTCAACCAGCTCCTCACCGGCCTCGGCATCGACAACCCGCCCGGCTGGACCTCGAGCCCGCAGTGGGCGATGCCCGCCGTCATCATCACCAGCGTGTGGCGGGACATGGGCTACTACATGATCCTCTTCCTCGCCGGGCTGCAGACGGTCCCGCCCGAGCTCTACGAGGCCGCGAAGATGGACGGCGCGAACGCCTGGCAGCGGTTCCGCAACGTCACCCTGCCGTCCCTGCGGCCGACGACGTTCTTCGTGCTGATGATGCTCACCATCGGCAGCTTCAAGGTGTTCGACCTCATCGTCGTCATGACCGACGGCGGACCCGGCCGGAGCACCCTCGTGCTCTCCCAGCTGATCTACCGGGAGGGCATCGTCAACGGCCGGTTCGGCTACTCCTCGGCGATCTCGCTCGTGCTGTTCGTCCTGGTCCTGGGCGTGAGCATCCTGCAGTACCGCCGCAACCAGAAGCTGGAGGCATGA